Proteins encoded together in one Telopea speciosissima isolate NSW1024214 ecotype Mountain lineage chromosome 6, Tspe_v1, whole genome shotgun sequence window:
- the LOC122664848 gene encoding uncharacterized protein LOC122664848 isoform X6 produces the protein MGIEKSPEWLPPGWIRETKERSDGKTDSYYINLKTGEKCRSKIEVARHTKSGNLCNRMPQQIKRCTRDNENQVVQMEDVPKWLPTDWSMVVQTRKSGNRVGQKYKCYIAPITGFKLYSKRQVFSYLKTGKRRSRASEPNERDIGMHSTESARKVVVEKHTEEVFPLGWIKEIKVTELASEPSGRDIKMHSTKSASKVVVEKHTEEGLPPGWIKEIKVTQLAYRIRKDPYYIDSVTGYEFRSKKDVFRYLESGDIRRCKIRPKKRQISGMESIDGEIFPHTAEKRHKIEGNATRRSLFTGQSSKSSKAVEDELVLESSVVEECLPLSSAALDGENSQMLSEAHQESEGIKNVECKLVCAENGFMSAPGAEVSPERESMEKLHSADKESSKLISGAQESGGLGNMVCAERSLISDHAADMYPVKQPSEKPHDAYGESSRLISAAQESRGLENTEEKMVCVEKGIISAPAAKISPEKQPSEKPHSVNRESSELFSVAQQESEGLVHAENGFNSAPSARVSPKKQLSEKSLGKNKKRAQLCTSNSQDGKELPVPRRASKRLAGLRAELAPNLEMSERSLGMVAKQSVDLEANPAIGVNPSSCNLQASMQVVPPEAAARVATTPYTSRGSGVLLDGNSSKEGDKPPGDQAVMEDLIGKLESEKQSTEKPESPFVLPFGDSWPDPCLEFAFKTLTGAIPVDDNLVIGEYFQPNLSVGQDQSRSSFTLPDLGLDGPRQTDSMFQFGTAEKPTAKQQSPGNPTFTSLGNCGMAASADCALPQTNGEGSK, from the exons ATGGGTATTGAGAAGTCGCCGGAGTGGCTACCGCCGGGCTGGATTCGGGAAACTAAGGAGCGATCGGACGGCAAGACGGATTCG TATTATATTAACTTGAAGACTGGAGAGAAGTGTCGTTCCAAGATCGAAGTTGCTCGCCATACTAAATCTGGAAATCTCTGCAATCGCATGCCTCAACAAATTAAAAGATGCACAAGAGACAATGAGAATCAA GTTGTGCAAATGGAGGATGTTCCCAAGTGGTTACCTACTGACTGGAGTATGGTGGTCCAAACCAGAAAGAGTGGTAATAGAGTTGGACAAAAATACAAG TGTTACATTGCTCCAATCACTGGATTCAAATTGTATTCCAAGAGACAGGTCTTCAGTTATCTCAAGACTGGGAAGCGACGTAGTCGTGCATCTGAACCGAATGAAAGAGACATTGGAATGCATTCTACCGAATCTGCAAGAAAA GTTGTAGTGGAGAAGCATACAGAAGAGGTGTTCCCCCTGGGATGGATTAAGGAAATCAAGGTTACTGAACTGGCATCTGAACCGAGCGGAAGAGACATTAAAATGCATTCTACCAAATCTGCAAGCAAA GTAGTAGTGGAGAAGCATACAGAAGAGGGGTTGCCCCCGGGATGGATTAAGGAAATCAAGGTTACTCAACTGGCATATCGAATCAGAAAAGACCCG TATTACATTGATTCTGTAACTGGATATGAATTCCGCTCCAAAAAGGATGTTTTTCGCTATCTCGAATCTGGTGATATTCGAAGGTGTAAAATCAGACCAAAGAAAAGGCAAATAAGTGGCATGGAGTCTATAGATGGAGAGATCTTT CCACATACTGCAGAAAAAAGACATAAAATAGAGGGCAATGCAACAAGGAGAAGCCTCTTCACTGGTCAGAGCTCAAAATCAAGTAAAGCAGTCGAGGATGAACTGGTTCTGGAATCCTCTGTGGTGGAAGAATGCTTACCACTATCAAGTGCTGCTTTAG ATGGGGAAAACTCTCAAATGCTTAGTGAAGCTCACCAAGAATCTGAAGGCATAAAGAATGTGGAATGCAAACTGGTCTGTGCTGAAAATGGGTTCATGTCAGCACCTGGGGCTGAGGTCTCTCCAGAGAGGGAGTCCATGGAAAAACTCCATTCTGCAGATAAGGAAAGCTCTAAATTGATTAGTGGAGCCCAAGAATCTGGAGGCTTAGGGAATATGGTCTGTGCTGAAAGAAGTCTTATTTCAGATCATGCAGCAGATATGTATCCAGTGAAGCAGCCTTCAGAGAAACCACATGATGCATATGGGGAAAGTTCTAGACTGATTAGTGCAGCCCAAGAATCAAGAGGGTTAGAGAATACGGAAGAGAAGATGGTATGTGTTGAAAAAGGTATTATTTCAGCTCCTGCAGCCAAGATCTCTCCAGAGAAGCAGCCTTCAGAGAAACCACATTCTGTCAACAGAGAAAGCTCAGAACTGTTTAGTGTAGCCCAACAAGAATCAGAAGGGTTAGTCCATGCTGAAAATGGGTTTAATTCTGCTCCTTCAGCGAGGGTCTCTCCAAAGAAGCAGCTCTCAGAGAAAAGTCttggaaagaataaaaaaagggcCCAGCTTTGCACAAGTAATTCCCAAGATGGAAAAGAACTGCCCGTGCCTCGTCGAGCTTCAAAACGGCTTGCTGGGCTCCGAGCTGAGTTGGCACCAAATTTGGAAATGTCAGAACGGTCTCTTGGAATGGTGGCTAAGCAGTCTGTTGATCTGGAAGCAAATCCAGCCATAGGTGTCAACCCAAGTAGTTGCAATCTTCAGGCATCTATGCAGGTGGTGCCACCTGAGGCCGCAGCTAGAGTAGCAACCACACCTTATACTTCCAGAGGTTCGGGAGTGTTGTTAGATGGAAATTCATCCAAGGAAGGTGACAAGCCTCCTGGGGACCAAGCTGTTATGGAGGACCTCATTGGTAAGCTTGAAAGTGAGAAACAGTCTACAGAGAAGCCAGAATCACCATTCGTCCTACCTTTCGGGGACTCATGGCCAGATCCCTGCCTTGAATTTGCATTCAAGACACTGACAGGTGCAATTCCGGTGGATGATAATCTAGTTATTGGGGAATACTTCCAACCAAATCTTAGCGTGGGTCAGGATCAGAGCAGAAGTAGCTTCACATTGCCAGATCTTGGCTTAGATGGCCCTCGTCAAACTGATAGTATGTTCCAATTTGGTACAGCAGAGAAACCTACAGCCAAACAGCAGTCTCCAGGTAACCCTACATTTACATCATTAGGAAATTGTGGTATGGCGGCATCTGCAGATTGTGCGTTACCGCAAACTAACGGGGAAGGAAGCAAATAA
- the LOC122664848 gene encoding uncharacterized protein LOC122664848 isoform X8, producing MGIEKSPEWLPPGWIRETKERSDGKTDSVVQMEDVPKWLPTDWSMVVQTRKSGNRVGQKYKCYIAPITGFKLYSKRQVFSYLKTGKRRSRASEPNERDIGMHSTESARKVVVEKHTEEVFPLGWIKEIKVTELASEPSGRDIKMHSTKSASKVVVEEHTEEGLPPGWIKEIKVTQLASEPNERDIGMHSTESASKVVVEKHTEEGLPPGWIKEIKVTQLAYRIRKDPYYIDSVTGYEFRSKKDVFRYLESGDIRRCKIRPKKRQISGMESIDGEIFPHTAEKRHKIEGNATRRSLFTGQSSKSSKAVEDELVLESSVVEECLPLSSAALDGENSQMLSEAHQESEGIKNVECKLVCAENGFMSAPGAEVSPERESMEKLHSADKESSKLISGAQESGGLGNMVCAERSLISDHAADMYPVKQPSEKPHDAYGESSRLISAAQESRGLENTEEKMVCVEKGIISAPAAKISPEKQPSEKPHSVNRESSELFSVAQQESEGLVHAENGFNSAPSARVSPKKQLSEKSLGKNKKRAQLCTSNSQDGKELPVPRRASKRLAGLRAELAPNLEMSERSLGMVAKQSVDLEANPAIGVNPSSCNLQASMQVVPPEAAARVATTPYTSRGSGVLLDGNSSKEGDKPPGDQAVMEDLIGKLESEKQSTEKPESPFVLPFGDSWPDPCLEFAFKTLTGAIPVDDNLVIGEYFQPNLSVGQDQSRSSFTLPDLGLDGPRQTDSMFQFGTAEKPTAKQQSPGNPTFTSLGNCGMAASADCALPQTNGEGSK from the exons ATGGGTATTGAGAAGTCGCCGGAGTGGCTACCGCCGGGCTGGATTCGGGAAACTAAGGAGCGATCGGACGGCAAGACGGATTCG GTTGTGCAAATGGAGGATGTTCCCAAGTGGTTACCTACTGACTGGAGTATGGTGGTCCAAACCAGAAAGAGTGGTAATAGAGTTGGACAAAAATACAAG TGTTACATTGCTCCAATCACTGGATTCAAATTGTATTCCAAGAGACAGGTCTTCAGTTATCTCAAGACTGGGAAGCGACGTAGTCGTGCATCTGAACCGAATGAAAGAGACATTGGAATGCATTCTACCGAATCTGCAAGAAAA GTTGTAGTGGAGAAGCATACAGAAGAGGTGTTCCCCCTGGGATGGATTAAGGAAATCAAGGTTACTGAACTGGCATCTGAACCGAGCGGAAGAGACATTAAAATGCATTCTACCAAATCTGCAAGCAAA GTTGTAGTGGAGGAGCATACAGAAGAGGGGTTGCCCCCGGGATGGATTAAGGAAATCAAGGTTACTCAACTGGCATCTGAACCGAACGAAAGAGACATTGGAATGCATTCTACCGAATCTGCAAGCAAA GTAGTAGTGGAGAAGCATACAGAAGAGGGGTTGCCCCCGGGATGGATTAAGGAAATCAAGGTTACTCAACTGGCATATCGAATCAGAAAAGACCCG TATTACATTGATTCTGTAACTGGATATGAATTCCGCTCCAAAAAGGATGTTTTTCGCTATCTCGAATCTGGTGATATTCGAAGGTGTAAAATCAGACCAAAGAAAAGGCAAATAAGTGGCATGGAGTCTATAGATGGAGAGATCTTT CCACATACTGCAGAAAAAAGACATAAAATAGAGGGCAATGCAACAAGGAGAAGCCTCTTCACTGGTCAGAGCTCAAAATCAAGTAAAGCAGTCGAGGATGAACTGGTTCTGGAATCCTCTGTGGTGGAAGAATGCTTACCACTATCAAGTGCTGCTTTAG ATGGGGAAAACTCTCAAATGCTTAGTGAAGCTCACCAAGAATCTGAAGGCATAAAGAATGTGGAATGCAAACTGGTCTGTGCTGAAAATGGGTTCATGTCAGCACCTGGGGCTGAGGTCTCTCCAGAGAGGGAGTCCATGGAAAAACTCCATTCTGCAGATAAGGAAAGCTCTAAATTGATTAGTGGAGCCCAAGAATCTGGAGGCTTAGGGAATATGGTCTGTGCTGAAAGAAGTCTTATTTCAGATCATGCAGCAGATATGTATCCAGTGAAGCAGCCTTCAGAGAAACCACATGATGCATATGGGGAAAGTTCTAGACTGATTAGTGCAGCCCAAGAATCAAGAGGGTTAGAGAATACGGAAGAGAAGATGGTATGTGTTGAAAAAGGTATTATTTCAGCTCCTGCAGCCAAGATCTCTCCAGAGAAGCAGCCTTCAGAGAAACCACATTCTGTCAACAGAGAAAGCTCAGAACTGTTTAGTGTAGCCCAACAAGAATCAGAAGGGTTAGTCCATGCTGAAAATGGGTTTAATTCTGCTCCTTCAGCGAGGGTCTCTCCAAAGAAGCAGCTCTCAGAGAAAAGTCttggaaagaataaaaaaagggcCCAGCTTTGCACAAGTAATTCCCAAGATGGAAAAGAACTGCCCGTGCCTCGTCGAGCTTCAAAACGGCTTGCTGGGCTCCGAGCTGAGTTGGCACCAAATTTGGAAATGTCAGAACGGTCTCTTGGAATGGTGGCTAAGCAGTCTGTTGATCTGGAAGCAAATCCAGCCATAGGTGTCAACCCAAGTAGTTGCAATCTTCAGGCATCTATGCAGGTGGTGCCACCTGAGGCCGCAGCTAGAGTAGCAACCACACCTTATACTTCCAGAGGTTCGGGAGTGTTGTTAGATGGAAATTCATCCAAGGAAGGTGACAAGCCTCCTGGGGACCAAGCTGTTATGGAGGACCTCATTGGTAAGCTTGAAAGTGAGAAACAGTCTACAGAGAAGCCAGAATCACCATTCGTCCTACCTTTCGGGGACTCATGGCCAGATCCCTGCCTTGAATTTGCATTCAAGACACTGACAGGTGCAATTCCGGTGGATGATAATCTAGTTATTGGGGAATACTTCCAACCAAATCTTAGCGTGGGTCAGGATCAGAGCAGAAGTAGCTTCACATTGCCAGATCTTGGCTTAGATGGCCCTCGTCAAACTGATAGTATGTTCCAATTTGGTACAGCAGAGAAACCTACAGCCAAACAGCAGTCTCCAGGTAACCCTACATTTACATCATTAGGAAATTGTGGTATGGCGGCATCTGCAGATTGTGCGTTACCGCAAACTAACGGGGAAGGAAGCAAATAA
- the LOC122664848 gene encoding uncharacterized protein LOC122664848 isoform X15 has translation MGIEKSPEWLPPGWIRETKERSDGKTDSVVQMEDVPKWLPTDWSMVVQTRKSGNRVGQKYKVVVEEHTEEGLPPGWIKEIKVTQLASEPNERDIGMHSTESASKVVVEKHTEEGLPPGWIKEIKVTQLAYRIRKDPYYIDSVTGYEFRSKKDVFRYLESGDIRRCKIRPKKRQISGMESIDGEIFPHTAEKRHKIEGNATRRSLFTGQSSKSSKAVEDELVLESSVVEECLPLSSAALDGENSQMLSEAHQESEGIKNVECKLVCAENGFMSAPGAEVSPERESMEKLHSADKESSKLISGAQESGGLGNMVCAERSLISDHAADMYPVKQPSEKPHDAYGESSRLISAAQESRGLENTEEKMVCVEKGIISAPAAKISPEKQPSEKPHSVNRESSELFSVAQQESEGLVHAENGFNSAPSARVSPKKQLSEKSLGKNKKRAQLCTSNSQDGKELPVPRRASKRLAGLRAELAPNLEMSERSLGMVAKQSVDLEANPAIGVNPSSCNLQASMQVVPPEAAARVATTPYTSRGSGVLLDGNSSKEGDKPPGDQAVMEDLIGKLESEKQSTEKPESPFVLPFGDSWPDPCLEFAFKTLTGAIPVDDNLVIGEYFQPNLSVGQDQSRSSFTLPDLGLDGPRQTDSMFQFGTAEKPTAKQQSPGNPTFTSLGNCGMAASADCALPQTNGEGSK, from the exons ATGGGTATTGAGAAGTCGCCGGAGTGGCTACCGCCGGGCTGGATTCGGGAAACTAAGGAGCGATCGGACGGCAAGACGGATTCG GTTGTGCAAATGGAGGATGTTCCCAAGTGGTTACCTACTGACTGGAGTATGGTGGTCCAAACCAGAAAGAGTGGTAATAGAGTTGGACAAAAATACAAG GTTGTAGTGGAGGAGCATACAGAAGAGGGGTTGCCCCCGGGATGGATTAAGGAAATCAAGGTTACTCAACTGGCATCTGAACCGAACGAAAGAGACATTGGAATGCATTCTACCGAATCTGCAAGCAAA GTAGTAGTGGAGAAGCATACAGAAGAGGGGTTGCCCCCGGGATGGATTAAGGAAATCAAGGTTACTCAACTGGCATATCGAATCAGAAAAGACCCG TATTACATTGATTCTGTAACTGGATATGAATTCCGCTCCAAAAAGGATGTTTTTCGCTATCTCGAATCTGGTGATATTCGAAGGTGTAAAATCAGACCAAAGAAAAGGCAAATAAGTGGCATGGAGTCTATAGATGGAGAGATCTTT CCACATACTGCAGAAAAAAGACATAAAATAGAGGGCAATGCAACAAGGAGAAGCCTCTTCACTGGTCAGAGCTCAAAATCAAGTAAAGCAGTCGAGGATGAACTGGTTCTGGAATCCTCTGTGGTGGAAGAATGCTTACCACTATCAAGTGCTGCTTTAG ATGGGGAAAACTCTCAAATGCTTAGTGAAGCTCACCAAGAATCTGAAGGCATAAAGAATGTGGAATGCAAACTGGTCTGTGCTGAAAATGGGTTCATGTCAGCACCTGGGGCTGAGGTCTCTCCAGAGAGGGAGTCCATGGAAAAACTCCATTCTGCAGATAAGGAAAGCTCTAAATTGATTAGTGGAGCCCAAGAATCTGGAGGCTTAGGGAATATGGTCTGTGCTGAAAGAAGTCTTATTTCAGATCATGCAGCAGATATGTATCCAGTGAAGCAGCCTTCAGAGAAACCACATGATGCATATGGGGAAAGTTCTAGACTGATTAGTGCAGCCCAAGAATCAAGAGGGTTAGAGAATACGGAAGAGAAGATGGTATGTGTTGAAAAAGGTATTATTTCAGCTCCTGCAGCCAAGATCTCTCCAGAGAAGCAGCCTTCAGAGAAACCACATTCTGTCAACAGAGAAAGCTCAGAACTGTTTAGTGTAGCCCAACAAGAATCAGAAGGGTTAGTCCATGCTGAAAATGGGTTTAATTCTGCTCCTTCAGCGAGGGTCTCTCCAAAGAAGCAGCTCTCAGAGAAAAGTCttggaaagaataaaaaaagggcCCAGCTTTGCACAAGTAATTCCCAAGATGGAAAAGAACTGCCCGTGCCTCGTCGAGCTTCAAAACGGCTTGCTGGGCTCCGAGCTGAGTTGGCACCAAATTTGGAAATGTCAGAACGGTCTCTTGGAATGGTGGCTAAGCAGTCTGTTGATCTGGAAGCAAATCCAGCCATAGGTGTCAACCCAAGTAGTTGCAATCTTCAGGCATCTATGCAGGTGGTGCCACCTGAGGCCGCAGCTAGAGTAGCAACCACACCTTATACTTCCAGAGGTTCGGGAGTGTTGTTAGATGGAAATTCATCCAAGGAAGGTGACAAGCCTCCTGGGGACCAAGCTGTTATGGAGGACCTCATTGGTAAGCTTGAAAGTGAGAAACAGTCTACAGAGAAGCCAGAATCACCATTCGTCCTACCTTTCGGGGACTCATGGCCAGATCCCTGCCTTGAATTTGCATTCAAGACACTGACAGGTGCAATTCCGGTGGATGATAATCTAGTTATTGGGGAATACTTCCAACCAAATCTTAGCGTGGGTCAGGATCAGAGCAGAAGTAGCTTCACATTGCCAGATCTTGGCTTAGATGGCCCTCGTCAAACTGATAGTATGTTCCAATTTGGTACAGCAGAGAAACCTACAGCCAAACAGCAGTCTCCAGGTAACCCTACATTTACATCATTAGGAAATTGTGGTATGGCGGCATCTGCAGATTGTGCGTTACCGCAAACTAACGGGGAAGGAAGCAAATAA